A portion of the Phycisphaerales bacterium AB-hyl4 genome contains these proteins:
- the nuoE gene encoding NADH-quinone oxidoreductase subunit NuoE has translation MAWITKNSAETQIERRTEPWLDDELKAMLEKEVLPRFPDKRAASLPTMHAIQDKHGYLPYQAIEEAAAFLEIKAADLLDTATFYEEYWLKPHGKYVIWVCQSLSCEIMGEPSLTDRLKRKLGIDVGETTDDGKFTLMKVECLGSCGTAPCALVNHKLHENITPHNFEQVLDSLE, from the coding sequence ATGGCTTGGATTACCAAAAACTCAGCCGAAACGCAGATCGAGCGGCGCACGGAGCCCTGGCTCGACGATGAACTCAAGGCGATGCTTGAAAAGGAAGTGCTCCCGCGCTTCCCCGACAAGCGGGCCGCGTCGCTGCCGACGATGCACGCCATTCAGGACAAGCACGGCTACTTGCCTTACCAGGCGATCGAAGAGGCCGCAGCCTTCCTTGAGATCAAGGCGGCCGACCTGCTCGACACCGCCACGTTTTACGAAGAGTACTGGCTCAAGCCGCATGGCAAGTACGTCATCTGGGTATGTCAGAGCCTGAGTTGCGAGATCATGGGCGAGCCTTCGCTGACCGACCGCCTCAAGCGGAAGCTCGGCATTGACGTCGGCGAAACCACCGACGACGGGAAGTTCACCTTGATGAAGGTCGAATGCCTCGGCTCATGCGGCACCGCACCGTGCGCCCTGGTCAATCACAAACTGCACGAAAACATCACCCCGCACAACTTCGAGCAGGTGCTCGACTCGCTGGAGTAA
- a CDS encoding serine hydrolase domain-containing protein, with the protein MTVNHTLPAAVEAIEHGIDVGVHIGAQLYVSQRGEIIADLAVGEARAGVPMTPEHLVLWMSSTKPITAIAIAQQIERGKLDLDARVARYMPDFGQHGKDRITLRHLLTHTAGFRPPRFDFPQDDWQTIIAKICATPIERDWEPGEKAGYHTHTSWFILAELVQQVTGERYSDYVRSHIFEPIGMNDSHIGMPVEQYDNYGDRIAIMMNTAKGERKPFIEPAVHKAWATQARPGGNGYGPTRELARFYEMLLAGGEYNGQRIVSHDTVRLFTARHRVSLYDHTFRHTMDWGLGFMVDSKRYGRDTVPYGFGDHASQRAFGHSGSQSSTAFVDPAHSLVVALVCNGMPGEAKHQRRMRDILAAAYEDLNLA; encoded by the coding sequence ATGACGGTGAATCACACATTGCCTGCGGCCGTGGAGGCGATAGAACACGGCATCGACGTCGGCGTGCATATCGGTGCGCAGCTTTACGTCTCGCAGCGCGGCGAAATCATCGCCGACCTCGCGGTCGGTGAGGCCCGCGCAGGCGTGCCCATGACCCCCGAACATCTCGTGCTCTGGATGAGCTCCACGAAGCCCATCACCGCGATCGCCATCGCTCAGCAGATCGAACGCGGCAAGCTCGATCTCGACGCTCGCGTGGCCCGCTATATGCCCGACTTCGGCCAGCATGGCAAGGACCGCATCACCCTCCGCCATCTGCTCACGCACACCGCCGGCTTCCGACCGCCACGCTTCGACTTCCCTCAGGACGACTGGCAAACCATCATTGCCAAAATCTGCGCGACTCCCATCGAGCGAGATTGGGAACCCGGCGAAAAGGCCGGCTACCACACGCACACCAGCTGGTTCATCCTCGCTGAGCTTGTCCAGCAAGTCACCGGCGAACGATATTCCGACTACGTCCGCTCGCACATCTTCGAACCCATCGGCATGAACGATTCGCACATCGGCATGCCTGTCGAGCAGTATGACAACTACGGCGACCGCATTGCCATCATGATGAATACCGCCAAAGGCGAGCGCAAGCCCTTTATCGAACCTGCCGTGCACAAGGCGTGGGCCACCCAAGCCCGGCCCGGCGGCAACGGCTACGGCCCGACACGCGAACTCGCCCGTTTCTATGAAATGCTCCTCGCAGGCGGCGAATACAACGGCCAGCGTATCGTCAGTCACGACACGGTCCGCCTCTTCACCGCTCGCCATCGCGTGAGCCTCTACGACCACACCTTCCGCCACACCATGGACTGGGGCCTCGGCTTCATGGTCGACTCTAAACGCTATGGCCGCGATACCGTGCCCTACGGCTTCGGGGATCATGCCTCCCAACGCGCCTTCGGCCACAGCGGCAGTCAGTCATCCACCGCCTTCGTCGACCCTGCCCACAGCCTCGTCGTCGCCCTGGTCTGCAACGGCATGCCCGGCGAAGCAAAGCACCAACGCCGCATGCGCGACATCCTCGCCGCTGCCTACGAAGACCTGAATCTGGCATGA
- a CDS encoding aspartate carbamoyltransferase catalytic subunit, whose product MNQSDAYPWTHRHLLGLEALPPEDIRHLLATARGFEQVSTRSVKKVPALRGKVVVNLFFEDSTRTRASFHLAASRLSADVLDFSGKGSSTSKGETLRDTGRTIEAMGVDAIVVRHHLSGAAAQLARSVDCSVINGGDGQHEHPTQGLLDAYTIAKRFDRLDTFDLTGLTVAIVGDIAHSRVARSNVHCLTKLGAEVILVGPPTLLPTSFREMGCEISHSLDDVLPRINVVNMLRVQFERLKSPAFPSVREYAATFGLSQRRLAKARDDILVMHPGPMNRGLEIESAVADGPNSAILQQVTHGLAVRMAVLFLVTAV is encoded by the coding sequence TTGAACCAGTCCGACGCCTACCCCTGGACGCATCGCCACCTGCTCGGCCTCGAAGCGCTCCCGCCCGAGGACATCCGCCACCTGCTCGCCACCGCCCGCGGCTTCGAGCAGGTCTCCACCCGCAGCGTCAAGAAAGTGCCCGCCCTGCGCGGCAAGGTTGTCGTCAATCTCTTCTTCGAAGACTCCACCCGCACGCGCGCCAGTTTCCACCTTGCCGCCAGCCGACTCAGCGCCGACGTGCTCGACTTCTCCGGCAAGGGATCAAGCACGAGCAAGGGCGAAACCCTCCGCGACACCGGCCGAACCATCGAAGCCATGGGCGTCGACGCCATCGTCGTCCGCCATCACCTCTCCGGCGCCGCCGCCCAGCTTGCCCGATCCGTCGACTGTTCTGTCATCAACGGCGGCGATGGCCAGCACGAACACCCCACGCAAGGCCTGCTCGATGCATACACCATCGCCAAACGATTCGACCGCCTCGACACGTTCGACCTCACTGGCCTGACGGTCGCCATCGTCGGCGACATCGCCCACTCTCGCGTCGCCCGCTCTAACGTGCATTGCCTGACCAAACTCGGTGCGGAAGTGATACTCGTCGGCCCGCCCACGCTGCTGCCGACGAGCTTCCGCGAAATGGGCTGCGAAATCAGCCACAGCCTCGACGACGTGCTGCCGCGGATCAACGTCGTCAACATGCTGCGCGTTCAGTTCGAACGCTTGAAGAGCCCGGCCTTCCCATCGGTGCGCGAATATGCCGCCACCTTCGGCCTGTCGCAGCGCCGCCTCGCCAAAGCCCGCGACGACATTCTCGTTATGCACCCGGGCCCGATGAATCGCGGTTTGGAGATCGAGTCCGCCGTCGCCGACGGCCCCAACTCCGCGATCCTGCAACAGGTCACCCACGGCCTCGCTGTGCGGATGGCGGTGCTGTTCCTTGTTACCGCTGTTTGA
- the nuoF gene encoding NADH-quinone oxidoreductase subunit NuoF, which translates to MPLKEPVLTKRIPTPPFGDMADRKLITYDEYVKTGGYTSLEKAVGMEPSEVVDIVKAAELRGRGGAGFPAGMKWSFLPPLDDGQRFLAINADESEPATFKDRLLIDFDPHMTIEGIAICMYACQLDTAYFYIRGEYHHQREVFENAIKEAYANNIFGPNSRMGKVNGRAPNLYLHRGAGAYICGEETGLLESLEGKRGWPRIKPPFPAVAGAFGRPTIINNVETLALVTPIIEHGADWFKSMGKGRPEGAPPQVPASFGPKLYGVSGHVERPGVYEDHLGIKMSDLIEGVCGGMRGGKKFKAAIPGGISMGILSTDQYEAELDFDIGKKYACLGLGTAGVIVMDEDTDMVAVARNVARFFAHESCGQCTPCREGTGWMYQILKRIEAGDGTTKDLDMLLELSGSMGSMPGTTICGLADGANWAVRTIVNKFWDEFEARVRKEKYVSLAVIGQ; encoded by the coding sequence ATGCCCCTTAAAGAACCCGTCCTCACCAAGCGAATCCCCACGCCCCCGTTCGGCGACATGGCCGACCGCAAGCTCATCACGTATGACGAATACGTGAAGACCGGCGGCTACACGTCGCTGGAAAAAGCCGTCGGCATGGAGCCGAGCGAAGTCGTCGACATCGTCAAGGCCGCCGAACTGCGCGGCCGAGGCGGCGCGGGTTTCCCGGCCGGCATGAAGTGGTCGTTCCTCCCGCCGCTGGACGACGGCCAGCGCTTCCTCGCTATCAACGCTGACGAGTCCGAGCCCGCGACATTCAAAGACCGCTTGCTGATCGACTTCGATCCGCACATGACCATCGAAGGCATCGCGATCTGCATGTACGCATGCCAGCTCGACACGGCCTACTTCTACATCCGCGGTGAGTACCACCACCAGCGCGAAGTCTTCGAAAACGCCATCAAGGAAGCCTACGCCAACAACATCTTCGGCCCCAACTCGCGCATGGGCAAGGTCAACGGCCGAGCCCCCAACCTCTACCTCCACCGCGGGGCCGGTGCCTACATCTGCGGTGAAGAGACCGGCTTGCTCGAATCGCTGGAAGGCAAGCGCGGTTGGCCGCGCATCAAGCCGCCGTTCCCCGCCGTCGCCGGCGCGTTCGGTCGGCCGACGATCATCAACAACGTCGAAACCCTCGCGCTCGTGACGCCGATCATCGAACACGGCGCCGACTGGTTTAAGAGCATGGGCAAGGGGCGTCCCGAAGGCGCTCCGCCCCAAGTGCCCGCCAGCTTCGGCCCCAAGCTCTACGGCGTGTCGGGCCATGTCGAACGCCCCGGTGTCTATGAGGATCACCTCGGCATCAAGATGTCCGACCTTATCGAGGGCGTCTGCGGCGGCATGCGCGGCGGCAAGAAGTTCAAGGCCGCCATCCCCGGCGGCATCTCCATGGGCATCCTGTCGACCGACCAGTACGAAGCCGAGCTCGACTTCGACATCGGCAAGAAATACGCCTGCCTCGGCCTCGGCACGGCCGGCGTCATCGTCATGGACGAAGACACGGACATGGTCGCCGTCGCCCGCAACGTCGCCCGCTTCTTCGCCCACGAATCCTGCGGCCAGTGCACGCCTTGTCGCGAAGGCACGGGCTGGATGTACCAGATCCTCAAGCGCATCGAAGCCGGCGACGGCACGACCAAGGACCTGGACATGCTGCTGGAGTTGTCCGGATCGATGGGCTCGATGCCCGGCACGACCATCTGCGGTCTGGCCGACGGCGCGAACTGGGCGGTGCGCACCATCGTCAACAAGTTCTGGGACGAGTTCGAGGCCCGCGTGCGTAAAGAGAAGTACGTCAGCCTCGCGGTGATCGGGCAGTAA
- a CDS encoding gamma-glutamyl-gamma-aminobutyrate hydrolase family protein, producing the protein MARPRIGITVDNIQRSAASGQYCSAIAYSKAVTRAGGLPLLLPHDPAMAREYVVSCDGLLLTGGDDPAMEPFGETTDPRARVIDPTRQAFELAMLDAAASRRDRAVLGVCLGMQLMALHAGGRLNQYLPDTLSPENAKAHQDNHLHEVSLAREAQNPLRACVAGRGDGVNYVVSSHRQAVAAAGSLSVIAQTRDGTIEAIADLGRPFYVGVQWHPERAGPEHPALNAELLRRFVDASRSATS; encoded by the coding sequence ATGGCTCGACCCAGAATCGGCATCACGGTGGACAATATCCAGCGCAGCGCTGCCAGCGGGCAGTACTGCTCGGCGATCGCCTACAGCAAGGCGGTGACGCGGGCCGGCGGGCTGCCGTTGCTGCTGCCACACGACCCGGCAATGGCACGGGAATACGTCGTTTCCTGCGACGGGTTGCTGCTGACCGGCGGAGACGACCCGGCCATGGAGCCGTTCGGCGAAACGACGGACCCGCGGGCCCGCGTGATCGACCCGACAAGGCAGGCGTTTGAACTGGCGATGCTCGACGCGGCGGCCAGTCGGCGGGACCGGGCGGTGCTGGGCGTTTGCCTGGGGATGCAGTTGATGGCGTTGCACGCGGGTGGACGGTTGAACCAGTACCTGCCGGACACGCTCTCGCCGGAGAACGCGAAGGCGCATCAGGACAATCACCTGCACGAAGTGAGTCTTGCGCGCGAGGCTCAGAATCCGCTACGGGCGTGCGTGGCCGGCCGGGGCGATGGGGTGAACTATGTCGTGTCGAGCCATCGGCAGGCGGTGGCGGCGGCGGGTTCGTTGTCGGTCATTGCGCAGACGCGTGACGGCACGATCGAGGCGATCGCGGACCTTGGTCGGCCGTTTTACGTGGGCGTGCAGTGGCATCCGGAGCGGGCCGGGCCGGAACACCCGGCGCTCAATGCGGAGTTGCTTCGGCGTTTCGTGGACGCATCTCGTTCAGCCACATCATGA
- a CDS encoding NADH-quinone oxidoreductase subunit D: MPYDLKPIDVDVETTPYLKPEQQRGDRWTLNFGPQHPSTHTTLRLVMELDGERVARVVPHIGYLHSGFEKLGESLDYNQYVTIVSRMDYISPIANDIAWHGAVEKLFGIDLTPRCKVVRTILAELGRIQNHLLCIGAAAIDLGAITSFLYGFNQREFIYDIMDYVSGQRFHPDYTRVGGTMMDLPDEETFKTMVKNFLYEQLQPAVDDIAGLLTKNRIFRDRTEDIGTITREDAIAWSLTGPLARAAGVKRDLRKDEPYLCYADNWDGQGAEAVKFKVPIATTGDVYARYLIRLEEVKQSISIIEQLIDNIPGGPMNVDSEGKMVKPTKDQVYGSIEGLIQHFELIMTNRGWEAPVAEVYSAQESANGELGYHIVSDGGPRAWRVHTRPPSFIHFGVFSQMMEGHLLADAVAILGSLNIIAAELDR, from the coding sequence ATGCCTTACGATCTGAAACCTATTGACGTGGACGTCGAAACGACGCCTTACCTCAAGCCGGAGCAGCAGCGCGGCGACCGCTGGACGCTCAACTTCGGCCCGCAGCACCCGTCGACCCACACCACGCTTCGGCTGGTGATGGAACTCGACGGCGAACGCGTCGCGCGCGTCGTGCCGCACATCGGCTACCTCCACTCCGGCTTCGAGAAACTCGGCGAGTCGCTCGACTACAACCAGTACGTCACCATCGTCAGCCGAATGGACTACATCTCCCCGATCGCCAACGACATCGCGTGGCACGGGGCGGTGGAGAAGCTCTTTGGCATCGACCTCACTCCGCGATGCAAGGTGGTTCGTACGATCCTCGCCGAGCTCGGCCGAATACAGAACCACCTGCTGTGCATCGGCGCCGCCGCCATCGACCTCGGCGCGATCACCAGTTTCCTCTACGGCTTCAACCAGCGCGAATTTATCTACGACATCATGGACTACGTGTCCGGCCAGCGCTTCCACCCCGACTACACCCGCGTTGGCGGCACGATGATGGATCTGCCCGACGAGGAAACGTTCAAGACGATGGTCAAGAACTTCCTCTACGAACAGCTACAACCCGCGGTTGACGATATTGCCGGCCTGCTGACCAAGAATCGCATCTTCCGCGACCGTACCGAAGACATCGGCACGATCACCCGCGAGGACGCCATCGCCTGGTCGCTCACCGGCCCGCTCGCCCGCGCCGCCGGCGTGAAACGCGACCTCCGCAAAGATGAGCCTTACCTCTGCTACGCCGACAACTGGGACGGCCAGGGGGCTGAAGCCGTCAAGTTCAAAGTACCCATCGCCACCACCGGCGACGTCTATGCCCGCTACCTCATCCGTCTCGAAGAGGTCAAGCAGTCGATCAGCATCATCGAACAGCTCATCGACAACATCCCCGGTGGCCCGATGAACGTCGACAGCGAAGGCAAGATGGTCAAGCCCACCAAGGACCAGGTCTACGGCTCGATCGAAGGGCTCATCCAGCACTTCGAACTGATCATGACCAATCGCGGCTGGGAAGCCCCCGTCGCCGAGGTCTACAGCGCACAGGAATCCGCCAATGGTGAGCTGGGCTACCACATCGTCTCCGACGGCGGCCCGCGAGCCTGGCGTGTCCACACCCGTCCGCCGAGCTTCATCCACTTCGGCGTCTTTTCACAGATGATGGAAGGCCATCTTCTCGCCGACGCCGTGGCGATTCTGGGCAGCCTGAACATCATCGCCGCCGAACTCGACCGTTAA
- the pyrR gene encoding bifunctional pyr operon transcriptional regulator/uracil phosphoribosyltransferase PyrR translates to MAIMRNLADEIRVAELTTALADRLKQRIADDPDAPWALVGIRSRGDDLARRLAERLNLEQVGTLDITLYRDDLSEVGPQPVVRTTEVPFDIDGVNIILVDDVLMTGRSVRAALQSLMDLGRPRRVWLTVLVDRGGRELPIAADEAGLTIDSLGPRDRVKVQLKPTDEADAINIVGDRAIDEEGPR, encoded by the coding sequence ATGGCAATCATGCGCAACCTTGCTGACGAAATACGGGTCGCCGAGCTGACCACCGCGCTCGCGGATCGCTTGAAGCAGCGCATCGCTGACGACCCGGATGCGCCCTGGGCCCTGGTGGGCATTCGCAGTCGCGGCGACGACCTTGCCCGGCGGCTGGCTGAGCGTTTGAACCTTGAGCAAGTCGGCACGCTGGACATCACGCTCTACCGCGACGATCTTTCGGAGGTCGGCCCGCAGCCGGTGGTGCGAACGACCGAAGTGCCCTTCGATATCGACGGGGTGAATATCATCCTCGTCGATGATGTGCTGATGACCGGCCGATCGGTTCGCGCTGCGTTGCAGTCGCTGATGGACCTCGGTCGGCCGCGCCGCGTCTGGCTGACTGTGCTGGTCGACCGTGGCGGGCGCGAGCTGCCCATCGCCGCCGACGAAGCCGGGCTGACGATTGACTCGCTCGGCCCGCGCGATCGGGTGAAGGTGCAGCTCAAGCCGACCGACGAAGCCGACGCGATCAACATCGTCGGCGACCGTGCCATCGACGAGGAGGGCCCGCGTTGA